In Planctomycetota bacterium, the DNA window CGCGGACGAGCAGATCGCCTCCGGCGGCTATACTCGCTCCCTCCGGCATCGCGACCGGACATGGGGCGGTAGCTCAGCTGGTAGAGCGCATCGTTCGCAATGATGAGGTCGTCGGTTCGAATCCGGTCCGCTCCACTTCCCGCCAGCCGGTGATGGCACAGCCCGACACCGAGACACGCCAGGAGACGCCGACGCCCCGCACGGGTGCCGCGTTGTGGGCGGTGCGCCCGCCGCTGGCGGTATCTCGAGAACTCGGCGTCGGGATCGGCCAGGCCCGCGGGCTCGTGCGGGTGGTCCGCCGCCGGCATCCCGCGGCCATCGCGATGGTCATCGCCGTCCAGATCGCCGCCACGCTGGGGTGGATGCTGCTCGTCACGTCCATCACGCGTGTCTACGAGACCACGACGACGTTCCACCCCGACGGCAGCGTCCAGAGCGAGGAGACGCTCGGGCCCTTCGGCGTCACGGTGGCTCCGATGGTGATCGGCCTCGCCTTCGGCCCCGGGCTGGCGCTGGTGCTGGGCGCCGCAGCCGGGTTTACGGTCGACTTCCTGCTCATCGGCCGCGAGACGCGGCGCTGCGTCCGCCGGCCGGCGTGCTTCGGCTGCGGCTACGACCTGGCCGCCATCACGGCGGGCGTGTGCCCCGAGTGCGGCGACGCACGGCCCGCGGCCCACGCCGATGCGGGCCGGCCGCGTACCGTCGAGCCATGAACTTCTTCCGCCACAGCGGGTACATCTGGCGGACGGCGATCGCGGACGTGCGGCACCGCTACGCGGGCGCGGGGGCCGGCGCCCTGTGGAACCTGCTGGATCCGCTGAGCCGCATCGCGATCTACTCGGTCGTGTTCTCGCAGATCATGTCCCGCGAGCTGCGCGACGAGGCGCCCTACGCCATCTTCCTGTGCAGCGCACTGCTGCCCTGGCTGGCCTTCGGCGAGTGCATCAGCCGCGGCACGCGGGCGCTCATCAGCAACGCGCAGTACCTCCGCAAGATGCCCATCCCCGAGAGCGTGTTCGTCGCGCAGGTCGTCGTCGCGGCGGCCATCGGGCTGGTGATCAGCTACGCGCTGCTCGCCATCGTGGCGACCATCATCGGGTTCACGCCCACCTGGCACTGGCTGCTGCTGCCGCTGCCCTTCGCCATGCTGCTGCTGCTGGGCTTCGGCTGTGCGCTCATCACCGCGTCGATCTTCCCGTTCATCCGCGACGTCGGCGAGATCGTCAACGTGCTGCTCATGGTGGGCTTCTGGTCCTACCCGATCATCTACGTCCGCGACATCCTGCCCGAGGGCCTCCAGGGGGTGCTGCCCTTCAACCCGGTGTATCCGGCGCTCGAGGCGACGCGGCAGCTGGTCATCCAGCACAAGATGCCCGACCCGTGGCTCTGGGCCGCGGGGCTGGGCTGGGGCCTAGCGGCGACGCTCCTTGGCCTGGCGGTCATGCGGGGCGTACGGGCCGAGATCCGCGACGTGATCTAGCTCCGAAGAGCTCCCGTGAGGACACGGGAACGCCGCTAGGCCTCCATGGGCCAGGACCGCAGCCGCGGCTGGACCACGAAGGGTGCGAGCACGCCGTCCACGCGGATGAGCAGCGCGCCGCCCTCGGTCGCGTGGGCCGTGCGGACCTTGGCGAAGCAGATCGGCCGCGCCCCGAGCATCGGGCTGACGGTCGAGCTGGTCACGGTGCCCACGGGCTTGCCGTCCGGCTCGTCGGGCCGCAGCACCTCGGCGCCCTCGATGGGCAGGTGCGGCTCGGCGCCGGGCTCGGGGTGCAGCGCGACGAGCAGTTGCTTGGGCTTGCCGAGGGCGTCCATGCGGGCGACGACTTCCTGCCCCAGGTAGCAGCCCTTGGTGAACGAGACCCGGTCGCGGAGCACGGCGGTCTCGGCGGGCAGCGACTCGGTATCGAAGTCGATCTGGAAGAGCGGCCAGCCGGCCTCGATGCGGGCGATGTTGTACGCCATCCAGCCCGCGGGGCGGAGGCCGAAGGCGTGGTCGTTGCGTGCATCGTCGGCGGTGGCGGGGTCGAAGCCGGAGGCCGCCTGCTCGAAGCCCCCGCCGCCGGCCTCGAAGAGGTGGCGGTAGACGACGGCGGCATCGTCGGCCGGCACGGTGAGCACGAAGCCCGGCTCGCCGGTGGCGTCCTCGCGCTCGACCAGCACCCGCACGCCCCGGATGGCCAGGTCGATCGCCACGCCATCGGGCATCGCGACGGCCTGATCGGTATCGGCGGCGGCCTCCAGCAATGCCGAGGCCCGGGGGCCGTGCAGCGCCATCCGGTGCAGGTGGTCGCTGGCGTCCTCGATAGCCACGTCCTCGGCGAAGACGAATTCGCCCAGGCTCGCCGATGTGTCGGATGCAACGAGCGCGTCGACGTCGACGAGCATGCGGTCGCCCAGCTCGCAGAGCCGCAGGTCGGCGTCGATGCGGCCCTTGCGGTTGAGCCAGAAGGACCGCGTGGTCGCGTAGGGCTGCAGGCCCTTGAGCTCCTGGGTGACCACGTTGTTGAGGAAGTCGATGCGGTCGCCGCCGGTGATCGAGAGCGTGCCGTGATGGGGCAGATCGACCACGACGCAGCCGCGACGCAGCGCGGCGTACTCCAGCTCGACCTCGCCGAAGGCCATCGGCACGAGCAGCCCGCGCTCCGCCGATCCGTAGGGCTGGAGGGTGGCGGCGACCCGCTCGTAGAGATCGGCCATGGGCGTGCGGGCGGCCATGGCGGAGTCTACGACCGCCCCCTCCGGCCGACCGGCGGCTTGGGTCGCCCCCGTACACTGCCGCCCCGACCCACCACCGAGAGGAGCCCGGCGTGAAGGACGACCTGAACATCGATCTGCTGAAGCGGCTGTGCGAGACCCCGGGCGTGCCCGGGCGGGAGGAGCGGGTCCGTGCGGTCATCGAGGATGAGATCGACGGGCTCTTCGACGAGACCCGCGTGGATGCGCTTGGCTCGCTGATCTGCACTCGCAACCCGCGACCCAAGGGCGGCAGCAAGAAGAAGACGACCAAGAAGAAGGCCGTCGCGGGCCGGGTGGGCGGCACGCGGCGGGTCATGCTGCTCTCGCACATGGACGAGATCGGCTTCTACGTCAGCCACATCGACGACAAGGGCTTCCTCCGCCTGAACCCCGCGGGCGGCTTCGATACGCGGAACCTCTTCAGCCGCCGGGTGCTGGTATGCACGGGCTCGGGCGACCTCAAGGCCGTGATGAACCCCGGCGGGCGGCCCGTGCACATCGCGTCGGCCGAGGACCGCAACAAGGTGCCCGAGGTCAAGGAGTTCTTCGTCGATACCGGCATGCCCGCCGACGAGGTGAAGGCCAAGGTCCGCATCGGCGACTACGTGGTGATGGACGAGCCGCTGATCGAGATCGGCACCAAGGTCGTCAGCAAGGCGCTGGACAACCGCTTTGCGTGCTGGCTTGGCATCGAGGCCGTCCGCAAGCTGCACAAGAGCGGCTCTGGGCACGGCTGCGAGATCGTGGTCGCGTTTACGACGCAGGAGGAGGTCGGCCTGCGGGGCGCCAAGACGGCGTCGTACGCGGTGCAGCCCGATATCGGCCTGGGCATCGACGTCAGCCTGTCGTGCGACACGCCGGGCGTACCCGAACCCGAGGCCGTGAACACCCAGGGCAAGGGCTTCGGCTTGCACCTGCAGGACAGCAGCTTCATCGCCGACCACGAGCTGGCCGAGGCCATCGAGGGCATCGCCAAGAAGAAGCGGATCCCCTACCAGCGGACGATCCTGGCGCGGGGCGGGCAGGACGGCGCCGCGGCGCAGCAGGCGGCCGCCGGCGCCAAGGCCATCGGCATCGTGTGCGGGACGCGGTACATCCACACGGTGACCGAGATGATCGATCGGCGGGACCTAGCCGCCGCGCGGGACGTCGCCGCCGCCGCCCTCGCGGCGCTCTAGGCCACCACCCCTAGGCAGCGACGCTGGCGACCGACTCGATCGCCCGCAGCGCCTCGCGGGCGGGGAAGGGCTTCTTGAGGAAGCCGTCGAAGCCCTGGTTCTGGAGGGCCTGGGCCTGACCATCGGTCAGCTTGCCGCTCATGGCGACGACGCGGGTCATCGCGAGCTGGTCGTTGCCGCGGACCATGCCCAGCAGCTGCTGGGCGTCGCCGTCGCCCAGGTGCAGATCAACGAGCAGGACGTGCGGGCGGTTCTTCTCGCAGAGCATGCCGGCCTCGAAGCTCGACTGGGCGGCCAGGACCTCGTAGTCGGTTTGCTCGGAGAGGATCTGGCCCAGCGCGTCGAGCACGGCGGGGTCGCCGTCGACGATGAGCACGCGGGTGCTGCCGGTCTGCAGGCCGTCGAGGGGCATGCGGTGGCGTCGCATGAAGTCGATGAGCGAGGCCAGGGGGATGCGGCGGTCCTTGGAGCCCGGAATCCGATAACCGGGCAGGGCCCCGGAATCGAACCACTTGGACACGGTCCTTGGGGCGACCTTGCAGATCGCCGCCACCTCGCCGGTCGTGAGCACGTCCTTATCGATCGGCATCGAGCACCTCGCATCCCTCCGGGCGCCACGGGCACCCGTCTCCATCCGGTGCAAGGCGGATCGGCCGCGCCGAGCGGGCGCTTGATCCGTTGGTTGGGAACACGCCGTAAGTTCAAGCTTCAATGAGGGTTAACCGGACGCATCCGCCCTTATCAGCAGCACTATCTGGACACACGGGGTGTTGTGGGACGTGGGGCGAGCCCGCGCCCGGGGGCCCGGAACCACTGCGCGGGAGCGATGCCTACGCGCCACCTGGGCGTCGCCCGAGCGGGGCCTAGCCGTCCGCCGGGGGCCGCCTGATGCATCCCCGCGGCGTCTCGGACGTAGGGTTTGCCACGCCCGCCTCGGTGGTGGCGGGCGTGCTGTCGGTCGGGCCCGCGTCGGGCTATCCTGCCGGCCGCGTCCCGCCGGTCGTCGCCATCTCGGGCGGCGTGCGGGGTGCGTGCCGACTCGTGCGCCCCGCGTGCGGCCAAAAAAGTGGACCGCCGCAACCTGCCTGAGGAGTGCCGCTCGTGCCCCAGCTCTCGCGATCCATCCTGCCCGTGCTCGTCGGCGGCCTCGTGCTGGCGTTCGCCTCCCCCACGCTGGCCCAGGACGACCCCACGCGGCTGACCGACCGCCAGGTGCTCGAGGAGTTCATCCACTTCACCTTTATTGATCGCGACGACGTGGCGGCCGACTACGGCCAGCAGTTGCTGGAGCGGGGCGTGGACCCGCAGGCCTTCGTCGACCTGATCGAGACCGCGGGGCTGGCCGACCGCTTCGACCGCGCGGTGGGCGAGGCCATCCGCTCGGGCGTGGCCGAGACCGTGGCGGCCGACCTGCGGCGGCTGTTCGAGGAGGGCAAGCTGCAGCGGGTCCGCGATCCGCAGCAGATCGCCGAGAGCATCGCGCTGCTGACCGGCCCGCTCCGCGGGCGGCTGATCGCCAAGGAGCGGCTGCTGGCGGCGGGCGAGTACGCCGTGCCGCAGCTGCTCCGCGTGATCGAGGACGGCCAGGACTCCGCCCTGGTGCGGGAGGTTCGGGCGGTGCTGGTCGACATGCGGCAGCAGGCGGTGCTGCCCCTGAGCGTGGCGCTCCGCGAGGCGGCGCCCCGATCGCAGCGGGTCATCGCCGACCTGCTCGGGCAGATCGGCTTCGATACCGCGGTCCCGTTCCTGGCCGAGGTGCAGCGGGCCAGCGACAACGAGGACGTTCGCGCCGCAGCGGCCCGCGCGATCGACGCCATCACCGGCGAGCAGTCGGCGACGGCCCACGAGTGGTACGTGCGGGTCGCCGAGAACTACTCCCGCGAGGACGCCGGCGTCACGAGCTTCCCGGGCGAGCCCAACCAGTTGGTCTGGAGCTACCAGCCCGAGGTCGGCGGCCTGGTCTTCGATGCGGTGCCGTCGCAGGTCTTCCACGAGCTGATGGCGATGCGGCTGAGCGAGGACTCGCTCGAGCTGGTCCGCGAGCCCAACCGCACCGCGCTGGCGCTGTGGGTCGCGTCGTACCTGCGGCTGGACATCGAGCGGGCGGACGGCGACGCGATGGACCTCGGCCTGCGCGAGCCCATGTACTACGCGGTGGCGTCGGGCTCGACCATCGCCCAGAGCGTGCTGGGCCGGGCGCTGCGGACCAGCAACACGCAGCTTGCCCGCCGATCGATCGAGGCCGTCTCCCGCACGGCGGGCGGCAGCGACCTGTGGGCGGGCAGCGCCGGGTCGGCCCAGCCGATGGTGGAGGCGCTGACCTATCCCAACCGGCGGGTGCAGTACGAAGCGGCGCTGGCGTTCGCCTCGGCGCAGCCGCGGACGCCCTTCGAGCGGGCCGATGTGATCGCGCCGACGCTGGCGTCCTCGGTCCGCGGCGCAACGACGCGGTACGCCCTGGTGGTGGCCGCCGACGAGGAGGTCTATCGAGGTCTGGCCCGCATGCTGGACGGCATGGGCTACGACGTGGCGCCCTTCGCCGGCTCGCTGGATGCGCTCAGCCAGGAGTATTCGGCCGCCCCGAGCGTCGACCTGGTGGTCTCGAGCCTTCCGCTCGACCAGACCGTGGGCCTGGTCACCCAGCTGCGGTCGACGACGCGGCTGATGGCCGCCCCGCTGCTGGTGCTCTCGGACGCGGGCGACGAGACCGAACTGCGGCGGCGATACGGCGCCGACCGGACCATCGCGTTGCGGCCGGCGGGCATCCGCAGCGACGAGATGCAGGCGAGCATCGACGATCTCGTCGAGCGGACGCTGGGCGGGCCGATCTCGGCCGAGGAGGCATCCATCTATGCGTCGCGCTCCATTGCGGCGCTGCTGGAGCTGGCGATCTCCGATAACGGGGTGATCGTGGCGGAGGACGCCGCGAGCCAGCTGATCCGCGCGTTGCAGGAGGACTCGGGCGAGTTCGAGCTGCCGCTGGCGGAGCTGCTGTCCTGGTTCGATAACGCCGACGCGCAGCGGGCGATCTTCGATCGGGCGCTGCAGGCGCAGGGCGCGCAGCGGATCGCGCTGCTCGGGCACGCGGCCGACTCGGCGCGTCGGTTCGATAACCAGTTGCTCGATCGGCAGGTGCAGCGTCTGCTGCAGATCGCCCGCACCGGCGCGGACGCCGAGGCGATCGCCGCCGCCAGCCTGCTGGGCGCCCTGGGCGTGCCGACGGGCGACCTAGCGGGCCTGATCCTCGACGCCCGCGGCTAGCGGAACGCCCATAACCGCCGCATCCCCGCTTCGGGGCGGCGGCCGGGCCTCCCCCAGCACACACATCCGCTACAGCCCCCCCGCGGGGCTGTTGTCTTTTGTGGTTGCACGCCGAACCTCGTCGGGTGGATCCGATGCTCTCGGCACGGGCTTGCCGTTGTGGCAACCCGGTTTCGAGGAGGTCGCCCGCGCGAGCGTGACGACGTGCTGCCGAGCAGGTTCGGCTGCAACGCGGGCGGCGGGTACCCGAGGAGGGCACGCATGATGCGCGCACGAGTTCGCAAGGCGTTTACGCTGGTCGAGATCCTGATCGTTGTGGTGATCCTGGGCATCCTGGCCGCGATCGTTATTCCGCAGTTCACCAACGCCAGCGAGGAGGCGCAGTCCAGCAGCGCCGCCAGCCAGCTGTCGACGGTGCGCAACCAGATCGAGCTGTTCCGCGTGCGGAACAACGGCACGGCTCCGGCCATCGCCGACATCTTCGTCGAGGAGGTCGCCGGTGACGAGCCGTGGGACGGCGTTGTCAACCCGGACTACCTCCGGGCCGCTCCGGTCAACCCCCGCACCGGCACGTCGACGCTCGCCGCCGGCACCGCCGCTCCGACCAGCTCGGTCGCCGCGGGTGACGATGGCTGGATCTACGACGCCGCCACCGGCTCCATCTGGATGAACGGCTTCGACGAGGTCAACCAGGAATGGATCCCGTAATCGCGTCTTGAACATTCGCCCGGCCTGGGTGGAAGCCCCGGCCGGGCTTTCTTCGTGTGTGCGGGACCGCCCGGAGGGAGCACGCAGCCATGGCAGCCATCCGCCCCAGAGCATTCACGCTCGTCGAGATCCTCATCGTGGTGGTGATCCTCGGAATACTGGCCGCGATCATCGTGCCGCAGATGGTCGGCGCGCAGACCGAATCGCAGATCAGCGCGACGCTCTACGACCTGGGCAAGATCCGGCGGCACGTGGTGGCCTACGAGGCGCGCAATGATGCCTTCCCCGAGGTTCAGGCCGGCGACGGCACGTGGGGCCAGATCGTCGGCACCAGCGGCGACTACCTGATGTCGGCGCCCATTAATGCCTACGTCGGCGGCGGCAACCGCGGCGTGATCATCCTGCGGGACTCGGCCGACACGGCCTTCCAGACCGACCACGGCTGGATCTTCGACGCGGCGGTGGGCGAGGTGTGGGCCGGCGGCTTCAGCGCTCAGGACGCCCCGCTGCCCAAGTAGCCCACGCGGGCGCACACGATCGGAGGACGCGATGCGTCGCCAACGCTCTGCCTACACGCTGGTCGAGGTGCTCGTCGTCGTGACGGTGCTCGGCATCGCCGCGGCCCTGGTGGTTCCGGCGATGGGATCGGCGGGCAACCTGCGGGTGCAGTCGGCGGTCCGCGAGGTCGTGGCCGACATCACCTTTGCGCAGTCCGACGCGGTGGCCTACCAGGCGCGGCGGGCCGTCGTCTTCTTCGAGGGCGAGGGCCGCTACGTGGTCTGCGAGGTCCGCGGGGCGACGATCGACCCCGAGACCGACGCGCTCTTCGACCGCACCCGGCCCGACGAACGCTACGACGTGATCTGGGACAACCAGCAGACCAACGGGGCGGCGATCATCGACGTCGACTTCGACGGCGACAACGTCCTGATCTTCGACGAGCTGGGTGGCCCGGTCGAGACCGCCGCGGGCGATCGGCCCGGTGCGGGCGGCGAGATCCGCATCCGCGACGCCTCGGGCCAGACCTTCGTGATCATGGTCGAGCCCTACACCGGCCGCGTCACCGTCGAGCGCGAATAGGCCCTCACGCCCCCCCACCGGCGATGCCGACATAGAGACCGGGAGGCGTCGACGCACGCATGCGGAGCACTCGGGCACGGCAGCAGCGGAGCACCTTCTCGGTCGTCTTCGGCCGGGGCGGGTTCTCGATCGCGCTGGCGCTGCTGCTGTTCACGGCCCTCATCTGGCTGCGGCTCCGCATCGTGACCGATGTGCCCCGGATGGCCTACGCCGAGCCCGAGAACGCGGCCGCCGAGCGCACCGATGGCGCGTCCGATGCGCCGGAGGCGCGTGATCCGGACGCGGCGGCCCCCGGCGGCCGCTAGCGGCGGCGCCGCACCCTCACAGCCCGCACGCCCCGACCAGGCGCTCGGCCTTGCCCGGCCGTCGTAGGGCGACCGCATTGCGCGGATCGCGCAGCCAACGAGCGAGATGGCGGATTGACGGGCCGAGGAATACCGCGGGATGCCTCGTTGGGCGCGCCGGTGGTCGGCCGCCATCGAGCCTCTCGCGGGGCACCGCGGACAGAGGGATTACAACAATGACCGCTCGCAGCACGAAGCCGAACGCGCTCGCCTCGAACCT includes these proteins:
- a CDS encoding response regulator, encoding MPIDKDVLTTGEVAAICKVAPRTVSKWFDSGALPGYRIPGSKDRRIPLASLIDFMRRHRMPLDGLQTGSTRVLIVDGDPAVLDALGQILSEQTDYEVLAAQSSFEAGMLCEKNRPHVLLVDLHLGDGDAQQLLGMVRGNDQLAMTRVVAMSGKLTDGQAQALQNQGFDGFLKKPFPAREALRAIESVASVAA
- a CDS encoding glycine cleavage T C-terminal barrel domain-containing protein, with the translated sequence MAARTPMADLYERVAATLQPYGSAERGLLVPMAFGEVELEYAALRRGCVVVDLPHHGTLSITGGDRIDFLNNVVTQELKGLQPYATTRSFWLNRKGRIDADLRLCELGDRMLVDVDALVASDTSASLGEFVFAEDVAIEDASDHLHRMALHGPRASALLEAAADTDQAVAMPDGVAIDLAIRGVRVLVEREDATGEPGFVLTVPADDAAVVYRHLFEAGGGGFEQAASGFDPATADDARNDHAFGLRPAGWMAYNIARIEAGWPLFQIDFDTESLPAETAVLRDRVSFTKGCYLGQEVVARMDALGKPKQLLVALHPEPGAEPHLPIEGAEVLRPDEPDGKPVGTVTSSTVSPMLGARPICFAKVRTAHATEGGALLIRVDGVLAPFVVQPRLRSWPMEA
- a CDS encoding M20/M25/M40 family metallo-hydrolase, translated to MNIDLLKRLCETPGVPGREERVRAVIEDEIDGLFDETRVDALGSLICTRNPRPKGGSKKKTTKKKAVAGRVGGTRRVMLLSHMDEIGFYVSHIDDKGFLRLNPAGGFDTRNLFSRRVLVCTGSGDLKAVMNPGGRPVHIASAEDRNKVPEVKEFFVDTGMPADEVKAKVRIGDYVVMDEPLIEIGTKVVSKALDNRFACWLGIEAVRKLHKSGSGHGCEIVVAFTTQEEVGLRGAKTASYAVQPDIGLGIDVSLSCDTPGVPEPEAVNTQGKGFGLHLQDSSFIADHELAEAIEGIAKKKRIPYQRTILARGGQDGAAAQQAAAGAKAIGIVCGTRYIHTVTEMIDRRDLAAARDVAAAALAAL
- a CDS encoding ABC transporter permease; the protein is MNFFRHSGYIWRTAIADVRHRYAGAGAGALWNLLDPLSRIAIYSVVFSQIMSRELRDEAPYAIFLCSALLPWLAFGECISRGTRALISNAQYLRKMPIPESVFVAQVVVAAAIGLVISYALLAIVATIIGFTPTWHWLLLPLPFAMLLLLGFGCALITASIFPFIRDVGEIVNVLLMVGFWSYPIIYVRDILPEGLQGVLPFNPVYPALEATRQLVIQHKMPDPWLWAAGLGWGLAATLLGLAVMRGVRAEIRDVI
- a CDS encoding prepilin-type N-terminal cleavage/methylation domain-containing protein gives rise to the protein MMRARVRKAFTLVEILIVVVILGILAAIVIPQFTNASEEAQSSSAASQLSTVRNQIELFRVRNNGTAPAIADIFVEEVAGDEPWDGVVNPDYLRAAPVNPRTGTSTLAAGTAAPTSSVAAGDDGWIYDAATGSIWMNGFDEVNQEWIP
- a CDS encoding prepilin-type N-terminal cleavage/methylation domain-containing protein, which gives rise to MAAIRPRAFTLVEILIVVVILGILAAIIVPQMVGAQTESQISATLYDLGKIRRHVVAYEARNDAFPEVQAGDGTWGQIVGTSGDYLMSAPINAYVGGGNRGVIILRDSADTAFQTDHGWIFDAAVGEVWAGGFSAQDAPLPK
- a CDS encoding GspH/FimT family protein, encoding MRRQRSAYTLVEVLVVVTVLGIAAALVVPAMGSAGNLRVQSAVREVVADITFAQSDAVAYQARRAVVFFEGEGRYVVCEVRGATIDPETDALFDRTRPDERYDVIWDNQQTNGAAIIDVDFDGDNVLIFDELGGPVETAAGDRPGAGGEIRIRDASGQTFVIMVEPYTGRVTVERE